In the genome of Halapricum salinum, one region contains:
- a CDS encoding HTH domain-containing protein, whose protein sequence is MSPANEQARVTLDVCLRSAVAGVTEARQEEVLDRVQQLSRTGIIDEVTVHYWGGRVAAPNDGTRNDSGTPDIVTELYDVTEDSDITLEPFFREKAGDRENRTVLFLPVVCLVVRRDEEIAAVYPSTDGDEHRTLQDGLAALAEDETWANLA, encoded by the coding sequence GTGAGTCCTGCGAACGAACAGGCGCGTGTGACACTCGACGTCTGCCTTCGCTCGGCAGTGGCAGGCGTCACCGAAGCGCGACAGGAGGAGGTGCTGGATCGCGTCCAACAGCTCAGTCGAACCGGGATCATCGACGAGGTGACTGTCCACTACTGGGGCGGCCGCGTCGCGGCCCCGAACGACGGGACGCGCAACGACAGCGGCACGCCGGACATCGTCACGGAGTTGTACGACGTCACCGAAGACAGTGACATCACTCTGGAGCCGTTCTTCCGCGAGAAGGCGGGGGACCGCGAAAATCGGACGGTGCTCTTTTTGCCCGTCGTCTGCCTGGTGGTCCGTCGCGACGAGGAGATCGCAGCCGTCTATCCCTCGACCGACGGAGACGAACACCGGACCCTGCAGGACGGACTGGCAGCGCTCGCCGAGGACGAGACGTGGGCGAATCTGGCCTGA
- a CDS encoding RAD55 family ATPase, translated as MPYHPARARELSNSIGRIPFGFPTLDSRFDGLPAGTATLLVGAPDAGTDAYAFTHAAQLLLLKHAPRYTDRKINDAVRQRIPSSVHYVTLNHPPERVLDGMDAVLSARQFNILAEHLEITDFSDDFFDLAPVPDPLRRAAHEKEAEDLPEEPATEASFERLLNRLAEHLEGVGDDTLIFVDSLTAFERGRHFGVEWGDVLGLLEGLRHAASEWGGLVNVLYHARPEKVRSDETINTALDGCLYFYVNDRGTNARKTMRIGDFNGALSRRHQVVYETKVGDTGFGVSSSRNV; from the coding sequence ATGCCGTACCATCCAGCACGGGCCAGGGAACTCAGCAACAGCATCGGACGGATTCCGTTCGGGTTTCCGACGCTCGATAGTCGGTTCGACGGACTGCCGGCCGGAACGGCGACGTTGCTCGTCGGCGCGCCCGACGCCGGGACCGACGCCTACGCTTTCACCCACGCCGCACAGCTGCTGTTGTTGAAACACGCCCCGCGGTACACGGACCGGAAGATCAACGACGCTGTCCGCCAACGCATCCCGAGTTCAGTCCACTACGTGACACTCAACCACCCGCCTGAACGCGTCCTCGACGGGATGGACGCGGTCTTGTCGGCCCGGCAGTTCAACATCCTCGCCGAGCACCTGGAGATTACGGACTTCTCGGACGACTTCTTCGATCTCGCGCCCGTTCCCGACCCACTTCGTCGAGCAGCCCACGAGAAAGAAGCCGAGGACCTCCCCGAGGAACCGGCGACCGAGGCGTCGTTCGAGCGACTCCTGAATCGTCTCGCCGAGCACCTCGAAGGCGTCGGCGACGACACGCTCATCTTCGTCGACTCGCTGACCGCCTTCGAGCGCGGTCGCCACTTCGGCGTCGAGTGGGGAGACGTGCTGGGCCTGCTCGAGGGACTGCGCCACGCCGCCTCCGAGTGGGGCGGCCTCGTGAACGTCCTCTATCACGCTCGTCCGGAGAAAGTCCGCAGCGACGAGACGATCAACACCGCGCTGGACGGCTGTCTGTACTTCTACGTCAACGACCGCGGGACAAACGCTCGAAAGACGATGCGGATCGGCGACTTCAACGGCGCGCTGAGTCGCCGCCACCAGGTCGTCTACGAGACCAAAGTCGGCGACACCGGCTTCGGCGTCTCCTCCAGTCGGAACGTCTGA
- the argS gene encoding arginine--tRNA ligase encodes MFISLRAEVEDALTAALASLDLPTDDLGIERPPEDVPAVLASSASYRLAGEAGAPPPKIAADIAAAIDSDEYDFVGEVTTQGPYVNFLASDQYLEATVEAAQREDFGHLPDKETSVVVEHTSANPTGPVHVGRARNPIIGDALARVLEYAGYDVETNYYVNDAGRQIAVFTWAYETFDDSDLPEPERDSPEYEMVRYYRKGNSYLEDAGEDAGEQAEAEIAAILQGLEDGDEETFERVSEVVDTVLEGMTGTLERLPATFDEFVKETRFMRDGSTDDVVARLKELDCAVYEEDAWQLDLPDFEKNLVFLRADGTSLYTTRDLAHHEWKFEHFDRAVTVLGEDHKLQADQLSSTLELLGHDTDQLEQVFYSWVNLPEGGMSTRKGTGVDLDDLLDEAIDRARQEVEDRLDDRLRGDDLSDEDVERIAHQVGIGAVRYDIVSKQPTKGITFEWERALDFEAQSAPYVQYVHARCCGILDEGVSAGHEVPDRVDADALDAEESAALIREIARFEEVVERAADEHRPHVVATYTRDIAETFNTFYRECPVLTADDPETRAARLAVVAAAKTAVANALDALGVAAPESM; translated from the coding sequence ATGTTCATCTCCTTGCGCGCGGAGGTCGAAGACGCCCTCACGGCGGCGCTTGCGTCCCTCGACCTCCCGACCGACGACCTGGGTATCGAACGCCCGCCCGAGGACGTGCCCGCCGTCCTCGCGTCGAGTGCGTCCTATCGCCTCGCTGGCGAAGCCGGCGCACCGCCGCCGAAGATCGCTGCCGACATCGCCGCCGCGATCGATTCCGACGAGTACGACTTCGTCGGTGAGGTGACCACCCAGGGGCCGTACGTCAACTTCCTGGCGAGCGACCAGTACCTCGAAGCCACCGTCGAAGCCGCCCAGAGAGAGGACTTCGGTCACCTGCCCGACAAGGAGACCAGCGTCGTCGTCGAACACACCTCGGCCAATCCGACGGGGCCGGTCCACGTCGGCCGCGCCCGCAACCCGATCATCGGTGACGCGCTGGCGCGAGTCCTCGAGTACGCGGGCTACGACGTCGAGACCAACTACTACGTCAACGACGCCGGTCGCCAGATCGCCGTGTTCACGTGGGCCTACGAGACCTTCGACGACAGCGACCTGCCGGAACCCGAACGCGACTCACCCGAGTACGAGATGGTCCGGTACTACCGCAAGGGCAACAGCTACCTCGAAGACGCCGGCGAAGACGCCGGCGAACAGGCAGAAGCCGAGATCGCGGCGATCCTCCAGGGACTGGAAGACGGCGACGAAGAAACCTTCGAGCGCGTGAGCGAGGTCGTCGACACCGTCCTCGAAGGGATGACGGGCACGCTCGAACGCCTTCCTGCGACGTTCGACGAGTTCGTCAAGGAGACGCGGTTCATGCGCGACGGGAGCACCGACGACGTGGTCGCCCGACTGAAGGAACTCGACTGTGCCGTCTACGAGGAAGACGCCTGGCAACTCGACCTGCCGGACTTCGAGAAGAACCTCGTCTTCCTGCGCGCGGACGGAACGTCGCTCTACACCACGCGAGATCTGGCTCACCACGAGTGGAAGTTCGAGCACTTCGACCGTGCGGTGACAGTGCTCGGTGAGGATCACAAACTCCAGGCCGACCAGCTCTCCTCGACCCTGGAGTTGCTGGGCCACGACACCGACCAGCTCGAACAGGTCTTCTACTCGTGGGTCAACCTCCCGGAGGGCGGGATGAGCACCCGAAAGGGGACCGGTGTCGATCTGGACGACCTGCTCGACGAGGCCATCGACCGCGCCCGCCAGGAGGTCGAGGACCGCCTGGACGACCGCCTGCGTGGGGACGACCTGAGCGACGAAGACGTCGAGCGCATCGCCCACCAGGTCGGAATCGGCGCGGTGCGGTACGACATCGTCTCCAAACAGCCCACCAAGGGGATCACCTTCGAGTGGGAGCGCGCGCTGGACTTCGAGGCCCAGTCCGCGCCGTACGTCCAGTACGTCCACGCGCGGTGCTGTGGAATTCTGGACGAAGGTGTATCGGCTGGCCACGAGGTCCCAGACCGGGTCGACGCCGACGCGCTCGACGCCGAGGAGAGCGCCGCGTTGATCCGCGAGATCGCCCGGTTCGAAGAGGTCGTCGAGCGCGCCGCCGACGAACATCGCCCGCACGTCGTCGCGACGTACACCCGCGACATCGCCGAGACGTTCAACACCTTCTACCGGGAGTGTCCCGTTCTCACTGCCGACGATCCCGAGACGCGGGCGGCACGACTGGCAGTCGTGGCCGCTGCGAAGACCGCGGTCGCGAACGCGCTAGACGCGCTGGGCGTCGCCGCGCCCGAGTCGATGTGA
- a CDS encoding VanZ family protein, which translates to MSMVRQRYRPIGPRWLLVGAVAAALLVAAVLPTGDTVARTGPFGIRLDLWLHAIGYAALEVTALAAIAGDSDPPLPIRATPVAVVGYGLLLEGVQLLVPYRTGSLADALANAVGVVFALICWSLVVRLR; encoded by the coding sequence ATGAGTATGGTCCGACAACGCTATCGGCCGATCGGCCCGCGCTGGCTGCTGGTCGGTGCTGTGGCGGCGGCCCTGCTGGTGGCGGCGGTCCTTCCGACTGGCGATACCGTGGCTCGCACTGGGCCGTTCGGGATCCGGCTCGATCTCTGGTTACACGCGATCGGGTATGCCGCCCTGGAAGTAACTGCCCTCGCTGCGATTGCCGGTGACTCGGATCCACCGCTTCCCATCCGGGCAACGCCGGTGGCTGTCGTCGGCTACGGCCTCCTGTTAGAAGGCGTTCAACTGCTGGTTCCCTACCGAACGGGCAGTCTCGCGGACGCACTGGCCAACGCTGTCGGTGTGGTCTTCGCACTGATCTGCTGGTCCCTCGTCGTCCGCCTGCGCTGA
- a CDS encoding phosphotransferase family protein, whose protein sequence is MDSRLASVLDEAFPDREVAETSPPGPSWNEQNRTVQVTFADGETIYLKLAVDGDPSGVVRESAVIPYVGANYRIPVPTVLASDPEHEIPYLATAPVPAADFLSRWDDAGEAQREQFAREVGESLARVHDQRFDRHGHVVGGGAAGLELDAGPWTDVLVDTIEDLREITPDDQFDHHFDDVIAAVEDARDLLDSAPAALLHGDTAVPNCFRADERIGFLDWEIAHVGDPVRDLQYTRDQHFDSLRSSGPERLVTAFYDGYREQAGGLPEGFDDRLPVYEAVNHLGISGHVERIAEFHDEPRDELAAWIDAEMSRLLATIR, encoded by the coding sequence ATGGACAGTCGGCTTGCGAGCGTCCTCGACGAGGCCTTTCCGGACCGCGAGGTCGCCGAGACGTCGCCGCCGGGGCCGTCCTGGAACGAGCAGAACCGGACGGTCCAGGTCACGTTCGCCGACGGCGAGACGATCTATCTGAAGCTCGCCGTCGACGGCGATCCGTCCGGCGTCGTCCGAGAGAGCGCGGTGATCCCGTACGTCGGGGCCAACTACCGGATTCCGGTCCCGACGGTGCTGGCAAGTGACCCCGAGCACGAGATCCCGTATCTGGCGACCGCTCCCGTGCCGGCCGCGGACTTTCTCTCCCGGTGGGACGACGCGGGGGAGGCCCAGCGGGAACAGTTCGCCCGGGAGGTCGGCGAGAGTCTTGCACGAGTGCACGACCAGCGCTTCGACCGGCACGGACACGTCGTCGGCGGCGGGGCCGCCGGACTCGAACTCGACGCCGGGCCGTGGACGGACGTCCTCGTGGACACGATCGAGGACCTCCGCGAGATCACGCCGGACGACCAGTTCGATCACCACTTCGACGACGTCATCGCGGCCGTCGAGGACGCCCGTGATCTACTGGATTCGGCCCCGGCGGCGCTGTTGCACGGCGACACGGCCGTCCCGAACTGCTTCCGGGCGGACGAGCGGATCGGCTTTCTGGACTGGGAGATCGCCCACGTCGGCGACCCCGTTCGCGACCTCCAGTACACGCGCGACCAGCACTTCGACTCGCTCAGATCGTCCGGTCCCGAGAGACTCGTGACCGCCTTTTACGACGGCTACCGCGAGCAGGCCGGAGGCCTTCCGGAGGGATTCGACGACCGGCTGCCGGTCTACGAGGCCGTCAACCATCTGGGAATCTCCGGGCACGTCGAACGGATCGCCGAGTTCCACGACGAACCCCGTGACGAACTGGCCGCATGGATCGACGCGGAGATGTCTCGGTTGCTGGCGACTATTCGATGA
- a CDS encoding DUF5518 domain-containing protein, producing the protein MTDWSAVLWGFVVGIVAGLLAFVIPVVGHVGAGLIAGFVAGYLAGGGFRSGAWHGLLAGALDGLVIVVLIVPIAGLIGGVTVGPVGGLLGGLGVFVVGIVIAFVFAIDSALGGLVGALVSPNDDR; encoded by the coding sequence ATGACTGATTGGTCTGCAGTGCTGTGGGGATTCGTGGTCGGGATCGTCGCAGGTCTGCTCGCGTTCGTGATCCCGGTCGTCGGACACGTCGGCGCGGGACTCATCGCGGGTTTCGTCGCCGGCTATCTCGCCGGCGGTGGCTTCCGCAGCGGTGCGTGGCACGGACTCCTCGCGGGGGCGCTCGACGGGCTCGTCATCGTCGTGTTGATCGTCCCGATCGCCGGCCTCATCGGCGGCGTCACTGTGGGCCCCGTCGGGGGTCTCCTCGGCGGGCTCGGCGTCTTCGTCGTCGGGATCGTGATCGCGTTCGTCTTCGCGATCGACAGCGCGCTCGGCGGACTGGTCGGCGCGCTGGTCTCGCCGAACGACGACAGGTGA
- the arcS gene encoding archaeosine synthase subunit alpha: MTDYFEVHHRDGAARVGELRLADPVRTPTLADDITVDAGSEWPEARELPEGDENELTILPHRGLPSGTPEEVADAFAPDYPEVDYPNAVVVSPDTVENFGADAYVLSGAQGIAGHAAALVETMIDVRESIPADSALYLPGIATPANVATLVYAGVDLVDTDRAVIKGTQGKYLTSDGEVFLEDLEELPCACPACQQPAETVERADCVEHNVNALRAELARVRERIRAGRLRDYIEGQARHEQWLTATFRRLDQQYGYLEERTPIVRGAELTAASDDTLRRVEIQRFAERVTGRYTNRFDNPLVLVPCSARKPYSESNSHGQFHDSIQFRGHTVSMTSPIGVVPQELELTYPAQHYDSVVTGRWTATEIEFVADVLEAYLERNEYPRYIAHLPEDYQPIVERVERSLGIDFEYTVVDHPTDTESLANLSSTLAGEQRYQKRERQHNTIKAIADYQFGEGAGEALFHDLQIESRYPKLRAHDSDGEQLAALVPNYGTLSLTIAGAKRWLDSDLPTKTAEIDAFVPQGSVLAPGIVDADDDIRPGDEVVFEGPRALSIGRAEMSGPEMAESTRGIASEVRHTEEK, translated from the coding sequence ATGACCGACTACTTCGAAGTCCACCACCGCGACGGGGCCGCGCGAGTGGGTGAACTCCGTCTCGCCGATCCGGTGCGGACGCCGACGCTGGCCGACGATATTACTGTGGACGCCGGCAGCGAGTGGCCCGAGGCCCGCGAGCTGCCCGAGGGCGACGAGAACGAGTTGACGATCCTGCCCCATCGCGGCCTCCCCAGCGGTACCCCCGAAGAAGTCGCCGACGCCTTCGCCCCCGACTACCCCGAGGTCGACTACCCCAACGCCGTCGTCGTCTCGCCGGACACAGTCGAGAACTTCGGCGCGGACGCCTACGTCCTGTCAGGGGCACAGGGGATCGCCGGCCACGCCGCGGCCCTCGTCGAGACGATGATCGACGTTCGCGAGTCGATCCCGGCTGACAGCGCACTCTATCTCCCCGGAATCGCCACGCCCGCCAACGTCGCGACGCTCGTCTACGCCGGCGTCGACCTCGTCGACACCGACCGCGCCGTCATCAAGGGCACCCAGGGCAAGTACCTCACCAGCGACGGCGAGGTCTTTCTGGAGGATCTGGAAGAGCTTCCGTGTGCCTGTCCGGCCTGCCAGCAACCGGCCGAGACGGTCGAGCGCGCCGACTGCGTCGAGCACAACGTCAACGCCCTCCGCGCGGAACTCGCCCGCGTCCGCGAGCGGATTCGCGCCGGCCGCCTGCGTGACTACATCGAGGGCCAGGCCCGCCACGAGCAGTGGCTCACTGCCACCTTCCGTCGACTCGACCAGCAGTACGGCTATCTCGAAGAACGGACGCCGATCGTCCGCGGGGCCGAACTCACGGCCGCCAGCGACGACACCCTCCGACGCGTCGAGATTCAGCGCTTCGCCGAGCGCGTGACTGGCCGCTACACCAACCGCTTCGACAACCCCCTCGTTCTGGTTCCGTGCTCGGCTCGCAAGCCCTACAGCGAGTCCAACAGCCACGGTCAGTTTCACGATTCGATCCAGTTCCGCGGCCACACCGTCTCGATGACCTCTCCCATCGGCGTCGTCCCGCAGGAACTCGAACTCACCTACCCCGCCCAGCACTACGACTCGGTCGTGACGGGCCGCTGGACCGCCACCGAGATCGAGTTCGTCGCGGACGTGCTCGAAGCCTATCTCGAACGCAACGAGTACCCGCGGTACATCGCCCATCTCCCCGAGGACTACCAGCCGATCGTCGAGCGCGTCGAGCGCAGTTTAGGAATCGACTTCGAGTACACTGTGGTCGACCATCCCACCGACACCGAATCGCTGGCGAATCTCTCCAGCACGCTCGCGGGCGAGCAACGGTATCAGAAACGCGAGCGCCAGCACAACACCATCAAAGCGATCGCGGACTACCAGTTCGGCGAAGGCGCTGGAGAGGCACTGTTCCACGATCTCCAGATAGAGAGTCGCTATCCCAAACTCCGGGCCCACGACAGCGACGGCGAGCAACTGGCGGCGCTCGTCCCCAACTACGGGACGCTGTCGCTGACCATCGCGGGTGCGAAACGCTGGCTCGATAGCGACCTCCCGACCAAGACCGCCGAGATCGACGCGTTCGTCCCGCAGGGAAGCGTCCTCGCGCCGGGCATCGTCGACGCTGACGACGACATCCGACCCGGCGACGAGGTCGTCTTCGAGGGGCCCAGAGCCCTCTCGATCGGCCGCGCGGAGATGTCCGGCCCGGAGATGGCCGAGAGCACGCGCGGGATCGCCAGCGAAGTCCGCCACACCGAGGAGAAGTAG
- the tgtA gene encoding tRNA guanosine(15) transglycosylase TgtA, with protein sequence MRDVFEVRTYDGAGRLGELTVPRADVTVETPALLPVVNPHVQTLEPSRLQSEFGAEIMITNSYILHGSGDLRDTVLEEGLHDMLGFDGAIMTDSGSFQLAEYGEIDVTTPEILQFQHDIGSDIGTPVDIPTPPDVEREQAESELNTTQERLEIAEGVDVGEMLVNAPIQGSTYTDLRREAAEHAYSTSLDVFPIGAVVPLLNSYRYADVAEIVDSVKRGLGGDAPVHLFGAGHPMMFALAVAMGCDLFDSAAYALYARDERYLTVRGTEHLEDLEYFPCHCPICSDYTPAELRKMDDQAAEDLLAEHNLHVSFGEMRTIKQAIKEGSLFELVEQRARNHPTMLDGYRTLLDGVDRLEASDPASKDAFFHVSTESSRRPEVVRHHERLDRFDLDGEILLATDRGALDREFDERWAVTPPFGPYPPALSEAYPLTAEVPERFERQAYAAAAEGIRRLVAVNPDAEFTVALWDWPDDVLETLPDDIRVESTDSYSEKTEESV encoded by the coding sequence ATGCGCGACGTCTTCGAAGTGCGGACCTACGACGGGGCCGGCCGACTGGGCGAGTTGACGGTCCCCCGGGCCGACGTGACCGTCGAGACACCCGCTCTCCTCCCGGTCGTCAACCCGCACGTCCAGACCCTCGAGCCGTCCCGACTCCAGTCGGAGTTCGGCGCGGAGATCATGATTACCAACAGCTACATCCTCCACGGTAGCGGGGACCTCCGCGACACCGTCCTCGAAGAGGGGTTGCACGACATGCTCGGGTTCGACGGAGCGATCATGACCGACTCTGGCTCCTTTCAGTTGGCCGAGTACGGCGAGATCGACGTCACCACGCCCGAGATCCTCCAGTTCCAGCACGACATCGGCAGCGACATCGGCACGCCCGTCGACATCCCGACGCCGCCGGACGTCGAGCGCGAGCAGGCCGAATCCGAACTCAACACGACGCAAGAACGACTCGAAATCGCAGAAGGCGTCGACGTGGGCGAGATGCTGGTCAACGCGCCCATCCAGGGCTCGACGTATACTGATCTGCGACGGGAGGCAGCCGAGCACGCCTACAGTACCTCTCTGGACGTCTTCCCGATCGGCGCGGTCGTGCCCCTCCTGAACAGCTATCGCTACGCCGACGTGGCCGAGATCGTCGATTCGGTCAAGCGCGGCCTCGGCGGGGACGCCCCGGTCCACCTGTTCGGTGCGGGCCACCCGATGATGTTCGCGCTGGCGGTCGCGATGGGATGTGACCTGTTCGACTCGGCGGCCTACGCCCTCTATGCACGGGATGAACGCTATCTCACAGTCAGGGGGACCGAACACCTCGAAGACCTCGAATATTTCCCGTGTCACTGCCCGATCTGTAGCGACTACACGCCCGCGGAACTCCGGAAGATGGACGACCAGGCCGCCGAGGACCTGCTGGCCGAGCACAACCTCCACGTCTCATTCGGTGAGATGCGGACGATCAAGCAGGCCATCAAAGAGGGAAGCCTGTTCGAACTCGTCGAGCAGCGCGCGCGAAACCACCCGACGATGCTCGACGGCTATCGCACCCTCCTCGACGGTGTCGACCGCCTGGAGGCGAGCGACCCTGCGAGCAAGGACGCGTTCTTCCACGTCTCGACCGAGAGTTCGCGCCGGCCCGAAGTCGTTCGCCACCACGAACGCCTCGACCGCTTCGATCTCGACGGTGAGATCCTGCTCGCGACCGACCGTGGGGCGCTCGACCGCGAGTTCGACGAGCGATGGGCCGTGACGCCGCCCTTTGGTCCCTACCCGCCCGCGCTCTCGGAGGCCTATCCGCTGACGGCGGAGGTTCCAGAGCGATTCGAACGGCAGGCCTACGCGGCCGCCGCCGAGGGAATCCGGCGGCTGGTCGCTGTCAATCCCGATGCCGAGTTCACCGTGGCGTTGTGGGATTGGCCCGACGACGTGCTGGAGACGCTGCCAGACGACATACGGGTCGAATCGACGGACAGTTACTCCGAGAAGACGGAGGAATCGGTATGA
- a CDS encoding phosphoglycolate phosphatase, which produces MTDTPPLAVDVDGTLTDGQQAVDPRVLPVLRNWDAPVVVATGKSLPYPVALCQFAGIPTRVIAENGGVTAIADTDAIVYDGDREAAQAVLDEYVAAGHSPGWRETDFVNRWRETEVAVAREQPLEPLEDIAADHGLEVVDTGYAYHVKDPEMSKGNALRTAASELGFDPADFLAVGDSANDVSTFAIAGEAIAVRNADDAALAAADRVTDASYADGFLEAVEEYRE; this is translated from the coding sequence ATGACCGACACGCCGCCGCTGGCCGTCGACGTCGACGGGACGCTGACCGACGGCCAGCAGGCCGTCGACCCCCGCGTCCTGCCTGTCCTCCGGAATTGGGACGCACCTGTGGTCGTCGCCACCGGAAAATCGCTGCCGTATCCGGTCGCGCTCTGTCAGTTCGCCGGGATCCCGACGAGAGTGATCGCCGAGAACGGCGGCGTCACCGCCATCGCCGACACCGACGCAATCGTCTACGATGGCGACCGCGAGGCCGCCCAGGCAGTCCTCGACGAGTACGTCGCGGCAGGCCACAGCCCGGGCTGGCGCGAGACCGACTTCGTCAATCGCTGGCGCGAGACCGAGGTCGCCGTCGCCCGCGAGCAGCCACTCGAACCGCTGGAAGATATCGCCGCCGACCACGGCCTCGAAGTGGTCGACACCGGCTACGCCTACCACGTCAAAGACCCCGAAATGAGCAAGGGCAACGCCCTGCGGACCGCCGCGAGCGAACTCGGTTTCGATCCCGCGGACTTCCTGGCGGTCGGCGACTCCGCGAACGACGTTTCGACGTTCGCGATCGCCGGCGAGGCCATCGCGGTCAGAAACGCCGACGACGCCGCGCTGGCCGCGGCCGACCGCGTGACCGACGCGAGTTACGCCGACGGCTTTCTCGAAGCAGTCGAGGAGTACCGCGAGTAG
- a CDS encoding ABC transporter permease yields the protein MNRLLQIARKDFRDAARDRELYVAGALFLLLGLAIGYIVGGSPEQADGASVAFGSLAGLTFIGTLAAVALSQNQIVGKRSSGELRVLLSLPFSRRDVVYGSFFGRWALLATMSIVTLVVAAGLAFLRGAPVGVAPLLGAIVLASVLLGVFVSLAVGLSAGSENTARAAAGSFGIFIVVLFLWGQLPGIVRYVLNGFSSPTGATPSWAKAWGHLQPIAALRNLSVDVFPDLAPALSAFANSIPESQPVYTEPWFGALVVLAWVVLPVTAGYLKLRGADL from the coding sequence ATGAATCGATTGTTGCAGATCGCACGGAAGGACTTCAGAGACGCTGCCAGAGACCGCGAGTTGTACGTCGCTGGGGCGCTGTTCCTGCTGCTGGGGCTGGCAATCGGCTACATCGTCGGGGGAAGTCCAGAGCAGGCCGACGGCGCTTCGGTGGCGTTCGGCTCGCTTGCGGGTCTGACGTTCATCGGCACGCTCGCGGCAGTCGCGCTGTCCCAGAACCAGATCGTCGGCAAGCGTAGCTCCGGGGAGCTTCGGGTGTTGCTCAGCCTCCCGTTCTCGCGGCGAGACGTCGTATACGGCTCGTTCTTCGGACGATGGGCACTTCTCGCGACCATGTCAATCGTCACGCTGGTCGTTGCGGCCGGACTGGCGTTTCTCAGAGGCGCACCCGTCGGCGTCGCGCCGCTACTAGGCGCGATTGTTCTCGCGAGCGTGCTGCTGGGCGTCTTCGTCAGCCTCGCTGTCGGCCTCTCGGCGGGGTCGGAGAACACCGCACGGGCGGCCGCAGGCTCCTTCGGAATCTTCATCGTCGTCCTGTTCCTGTGGGGACAGCTTCCTGGAATCGTGCGGTACGTCCTCAACGGCTTTTCGAGTCCGACCGGTGCAACGCCATCCTGGGCGAAAGCCTGGGGACATCTCCAGCCGATTGCAGCCCTCAGAAACCTGAGCGTGGACGTGTTCCCCGATCTCGCCCCTGCCCTGTCGGCGTTTGCAAACTCGATCCCCGAGTCACAACCAGTCTACACCGAACCCTGGTTCGGGGCGCTCGTCGTGCTGGCGTGGGTCGTCCTGCCCGTGACTGCGGGCTATCTCAAACTCCGTGGCGCGGACCTCTAA
- a CDS encoding ABC transporter ATP-binding protein gives MAAIDVSGVTKQFGGVTALQNLDLTVEDGEVFGFLGPNGAGKSTTIDILLDHVRPTAGSARVFGMDAQDQSVSIRERTGVLPEGYGPLGQMTGRTHVEFALEAKGAGGDPDALLERVGITGAADRRAVDYSKGMKQRLMLAMALAGDPELLILDEPTTGLDPNGARTMRKIVQEEADRGATVFFSSHILEQVEAVCDRVGILNQGHLAAVDTIDGLREAAGATGQVRVTMDAVPDGLIETIEGLDGVNSVSITDGTLVAGCENPAKGAVVHRCYEAGTVEDVETSEASLEDLFVSYTGGGA, from the coding sequence ATGGCTGCGATAGACGTCAGTGGTGTCACCAAGCAGTTCGGTGGCGTCACAGCCCTCCAGAACCTCGACCTCACGGTCGAGGACGGCGAAGTGTTCGGCTTTCTCGGGCCAAACGGCGCGGGCAAGTCAACCACGATCGATATCCTGCTCGATCACGTCCGACCGACGGCCGGCTCGGCGCGCGTCTTCGGCATGGACGCCCAGGACCAGTCCGTCTCGATCCGCGAGCGCACGGGCGTCCTTCCCGAAGGCTACGGGCCGCTCGGACAGATGACCGGTCGCACGCACGTTGAGTTCGCGCTCGAAGCCAAGGGCGCAGGCGGTGACCCCGACGCACTGCTCGAACGGGTCGGGATCACCGGCGCGGCGGATCGACGAGCGGTCGACTACTCCAAGGGGATGAAACAGCGACTCATGCTCGCGATGGCGCTGGCCGGCGATCCCGAACTGCTCATCCTGGACGAACCCACGACCGGGCTGGACCCCAACGGCGCGCGGACGATGCGCAAGATCGTCCAGGAAGAGGCCGACCGCGGCGCGACGGTCTTCTTCTCCAGTCACATCCTCGAACAGGTCGAGGCCGTCTGTGATCGCGTAGGCATCCTCAATCAGGGCCACCTCGCGGCCGTCGACACCATTGACGGCCTCCGAGAGGCCGCCGGCGCGACCGGGCAGGTCCGAGTGACGATGGATGCCGTTCCGGACGGGCTGATCGAGACGATCGAGGGCCTCGACGGCGTCAATAGCGTCTCGATCACGGACGGGACGCTCGTCGCAGGGTGTGAGAACCCCGCGAAGGGCGCGGTCGTCCACCGCTGCTACGAGGCCGGAACGGTCGAGGACGTCGAGACCAGCGAGGCCTCGCTGGAGGATCTGTTCGTCTCCTACACGGGAGGTGGAGCCTGA